The following are encoded in a window of Trichomycterus rosablanca isolate fTriRos1 chromosome 13, fTriRos1.hap1, whole genome shotgun sequence genomic DNA:
- the znf395a gene encoding zinc finger protein 395a isoform X1 has product MEKVLATTMLPRSRLGKRSPLGALVCSSFAEGPVDVGALGVANGAHVTGVGVHSTHRVKLYPGQRVYVHCGGKECSGVVEQHNHVDNEVSIFLPQLNQQVHRKLEDVWMTPTANVPHSISSSIDVPKRSAVSVDMDEMMAAMVLSSLSCSPMIQSPIQGEPGPVLTGTDCGGSEVSDGGYWSCDHGNGSPAPSPPSGQEDRTPVGDDGLDMEMEHVLFDEPAPRKRKNSVKLAYRCLWPNCGKILTTIVGMKRHIRTLHLGRQNEQERCQREEDFYYTEIYQDLEQSSAVMTANPSSPIHQRSSPPTPEPLQPSELSQSAPSSFWQVHSEHSYQAPTPVVLPQCKSVCVPVTSRWTPPVTVHQSKQVTPFRRRSVSVGEQWLQNHSVQSKPQLGSVSPPRSHCVTRRIRGEAKKCRKVYGIEHRDMWCTACRWKKACQRFLD; this is encoded by the exons ATGGAGAAAGTCCTGGCAACCACGATGCTACCCAGAAGCAGGTTAGGGAAGCGCTCTCCTCTGGGAGCTTTGGTCTGCAGCTCTTTTGCAGAGGGTCCCGTGGATGTTGGAGCACTTGGAGTCGCCAACGGAGCTCATGTGACTGGAGTAGGAGTCCACAGTACCCACAGGGTTAAGCTGTACCCAGGACAGAGG GTTTATGTGCATTGTGGAGGAAAAGAGTGTAGTGGTGTAGTGGAGCAGCATAACCACGTGGACAACGAGGTGTCTATATTCTTGCCACAGCTCAATCAGCAGGTTCATCGTAAACTGGAAGATGTGTGGATGACACCCACAGCCAACGTCCCTCACTCGATTTCCTCCTCCATCGATGTGCCAAAGAG GAGTGCTGTAAGTGTGGACATGGATGAAATGATGGCTGCAATGGTCCTGAGTAGTCTGTCCTGCAGCCCTATGATTCAAAGCCCCATTCAAGGGGAACCAGGACCAG TGTTGACTGGGACAGATTGTGGTGGTAGTGAAGTGTCTGATGGAGGTTACTGGAGTTGTGATCATGGAAATGGAAGCCCAGCACCATCTCCACCTAGTGGACAGGAAGACAGGACTCCCGTTGGTGATGATGGTCTTGACATGGAAATGGAGCATGTGTTGTTTGATGAACCAGCACCAAGAAAACGCAAG aACTCGGTAAAGCTGGCATACAGATGCTTGTGGCCAAACTGTGGCAAGATTCTTACCACCATTGTAGGCATGAAACGTCACATTCGCACACTTCACCTGGG CAGACAAAACGAACAGGAGCGCTGCCAAAGAGAAGAAGATTTCTACTACACAGAAATTTACCAGGATCTGGAGCAGTCATCAGCCGTTATGACCGCTAATCCTTCCAGTCCCATCCATCAGAGATCGTCTCCTCCCACACCGGAGCCCCTTCAGCCCAGCGAGCTCAGCCAGTCGGCCCCCAGCAGCTTCTGGCAGGTCCACTCGGAGCACTCATACCAG GCTCCCACTCCAGTTGTGTTACCCCAgtgtaagtctgtgtgtgttcctgtCACCTCTCGCTGGACTCCGCCCGTCACTGTGCACCAGAGCAAACAG GTCACACCTTTCCGTCGGCGCTCAGTCAGTGTAGGAGAACAGTGGCTCCAGAACCACAGTGTCCAGTCCAAGCCTCAACTTGGCAGTGTTTCACCTCCAAGAAGCCACTGTGTCACACG GAGGATTCGAGGGGAGGCTAAGAAGTGTCGGAAGGTGTACGGCATCGAACATCGGGACATGTGGTGCACGGCCTGCCGCTGGAAAAAAGCCTGTCAGAGATTCTTGGACTGA
- the znf395a gene encoding zinc finger protein 395a isoform X2 has translation MEKVLATTMLPRSRLGKRSPLGALVCSSFAEGPVDVGALGVANGAHVTGVGVHSTHRVKLYPGQRVYVHCGGKECSGVVEQHNHVDNEVSIFLPQLNQQVHRKLEDVWMTPTANVPHSISSSIDVPKRSAVSVDMDEMMAAMVLSSLSCSPMIQSPIQGEPGPVLTGTDCGGSEVSDGGYWSCDHGNGSPAPSPPSGQEDRTPVGDDGLDMEMEHVLFDEPAPRKRKNSVKLAYRCLWPNCGKILTTIVGMKRHIRTLHLGQNEQERCQREEDFYYTEIYQDLEQSSAVMTANPSSPIHQRSSPPTPEPLQPSELSQSAPSSFWQVHSEHSYQAPTPVVLPQCKSVCVPVTSRWTPPVTVHQSKQVTPFRRRSVSVGEQWLQNHSVQSKPQLGSVSPPRSHCVTRRIRGEAKKCRKVYGIEHRDMWCTACRWKKACQRFLD, from the exons ATGGAGAAAGTCCTGGCAACCACGATGCTACCCAGAAGCAGGTTAGGGAAGCGCTCTCCTCTGGGAGCTTTGGTCTGCAGCTCTTTTGCAGAGGGTCCCGTGGATGTTGGAGCACTTGGAGTCGCCAACGGAGCTCATGTGACTGGAGTAGGAGTCCACAGTACCCACAGGGTTAAGCTGTACCCAGGACAGAGG GTTTATGTGCATTGTGGAGGAAAAGAGTGTAGTGGTGTAGTGGAGCAGCATAACCACGTGGACAACGAGGTGTCTATATTCTTGCCACAGCTCAATCAGCAGGTTCATCGTAAACTGGAAGATGTGTGGATGACACCCACAGCCAACGTCCCTCACTCGATTTCCTCCTCCATCGATGTGCCAAAGAG GAGTGCTGTAAGTGTGGACATGGATGAAATGATGGCTGCAATGGTCCTGAGTAGTCTGTCCTGCAGCCCTATGATTCAAAGCCCCATTCAAGGGGAACCAGGACCAG TGTTGACTGGGACAGATTGTGGTGGTAGTGAAGTGTCTGATGGAGGTTACTGGAGTTGTGATCATGGAAATGGAAGCCCAGCACCATCTCCACCTAGTGGACAGGAAGACAGGACTCCCGTTGGTGATGATGGTCTTGACATGGAAATGGAGCATGTGTTGTTTGATGAACCAGCACCAAGAAAACGCAAG aACTCGGTAAAGCTGGCATACAGATGCTTGTGGCCAAACTGTGGCAAGATTCTTACCACCATTGTAGGCATGAAACGTCACATTCGCACACTTCACCTGGG ACAAAACGAACAGGAGCGCTGCCAAAGAGAAGAAGATTTCTACTACACAGAAATTTACCAGGATCTGGAGCAGTCATCAGCCGTTATGACCGCTAATCCTTCCAGTCCCATCCATCAGAGATCGTCTCCTCCCACACCGGAGCCCCTTCAGCCCAGCGAGCTCAGCCAGTCGGCCCCCAGCAGCTTCTGGCAGGTCCACTCGGAGCACTCATACCAG GCTCCCACTCCAGTTGTGTTACCCCAgtgtaagtctgtgtgtgttcctgtCACCTCTCGCTGGACTCCGCCCGTCACTGTGCACCAGAGCAAACAG GTCACACCTTTCCGTCGGCGCTCAGTCAGTGTAGGAGAACAGTGGCTCCAGAACCACAGTGTCCAGTCCAAGCCTCAACTTGGCAGTGTTTCACCTCCAAGAAGCCACTGTGTCACACG GAGGATTCGAGGGGAGGCTAAGAAGTGTCGGAAGGTGTACGGCATCGAACATCGGGACATGTGGTGCACGGCCTGCCGCTGGAAAAAAGCCTGTCAGAGATTCTTGGACTGA